A genomic region of Blattabacterium cuenoti contains the following coding sequences:
- a CDS encoding lysophospholipid acyltransferase family protein: MNFYSYFFKKYLKKKQSTLFRDAFGNLHFIKRFLIFTFGCISYNRYNGFNKLHLEGTEYIKDLPDKKVLFVSNHQTYFADVFAMFHVFYSVKNGFVNSIKNPIYLLNPKVNLYYVAAKETMNQGFLTKLFTYSGGITVKRTWREKKKRINHSVDIISDMTRMGIALNDGWLITFPQGTTQAFAPGRRGIVHVIRKYCPIVVPIVIDGFQKAYDKKGIRIRNKGVLQKMKFKKPIQLDFKKETTDSIMEKIMDSIEQSQKYKKENL, encoded by the coding sequence GTGAATTTTTATTCGTATTTTTTTAAAAAATATTTAAAAAAAAAACAAAGTACTTTGTTTAGAGATGCATTTGGAAATTTGCATTTTATAAAACGTTTTTTAATTTTTACTTTTGGTTGTATCTCTTATAATCGTTATAATGGATTCAATAAACTACATTTAGAAGGGACTGAATATATAAAAGATTTACCTGATAAAAAAGTTCTTTTTGTATCGAATCATCAAACTTATTTTGCAGATGTTTTTGCTATGTTTCATGTATTTTATAGCGTTAAAAATGGTTTCGTAAATAGTATTAAAAATCCTATTTATCTTTTAAATCCTAAAGTTAATTTATATTATGTAGCAGCCAAAGAAACTATGAATCAAGGGTTTTTAACAAAGCTATTTACTTATTCAGGAGGGATTACTGTAAAAAGAACTTGGAGAGAAAAAAAAAAACGAATTAATCATTCTGTCGATATCATATCTGATATGACTCGTATGGGAATTGCACTTAATGATGGTTGGTTAATTACTTTTCCACAAGGAACAACTCAAGCATTTGCTCCTGGACGAAGAGGAATAGTTCACGTAATAAGAAAATACTGTCCTATTGTTGTTCCCATTGTGATTGATGGATTTCAAAAGGCATATGATAAAAAAGGAATTCGGATCAGAAACAAAGGAGTTTTACAAAAAATGAAATTTAAAAAACCTATTCAATTAGATTTTAAAAAAGAGACAACAGATTCTATTATGGAAAAAATAATGGATTCCATAGAACAATCTCAAAAATATAAAAAGGAAAATTTATAA